The Methanosarcina barkeri str. Wiesmoor DNA segment TACCAGCAGCTACAATAAAAGGGGCACAAGACTTCAGAAGTCATAAAGCTTTAAGTGCAGTTTTGGAGTTTAACAGGAATGATCAAAATAACCACTCCTTGCCGAATTCATATGACACTTATTGATATGAATGCGGAGATCGGAAGAGTCGATGGAGGAGCAGGACTAACCCTTTCCTCTCCCAATATAAAAATTACGGCTGAAGAAGCCGATGGAGTCAATATAGAAGGCCGGCAGGGTTTTGCCGATCGGATGAAAAGAGCTGCAGAATCCCTGCTTCCAGAGGGTAAAGGAATCAGGATAAACGTACAGGAAGTGTACCCAGCACATGTAGGTTTCGGATCAGGAACTCAGTCATCCCTGGCCGCGGCAGCAGCCGTTAATGAACTGTATGGGCTTGGGAAGAGCGTTAGAGAACTTGCACTTGCAGTAAAAAGAGGAGGGACTTCGGGTATAGGAGTAGCTGCTTTTGAGAAAGGCGGGTTTATAGTTGACGGAGGGCATAAGTTCAACGATAAAAATGGTTTTATGCCATCAGCTGCCAGCAAAGTACCGCCCGGGCCAGTGCTCTTCAGAGAGGATTTTCCTCAATGGGACATGGTAGTAGCAATCCCCAACGACAAGGGAATGCATGACCAGGAAGAAGTCGAGACCTTCAAGAAATTCTGCCCCCTCCCTGTAGAAGAAGTCAGGGAAATTTCCCATGTCGTACTCATGCAGATGATGCCTGCCGTGATAGAAGAAGATATAGTGAATTTCGGGGCCGCAGTAAATCATGTTCAGACTGTTGGCTTTAACAAAAGGGAGAGCCTTATCTGGCCTGAGTTTGTGAAAAATATTGCATCTTTTATGCGCAGCCGGAGCTACGGAGCCGGGGTAAGTTCCTTTGGGCCTGTAGTATATTCTTTTGTAGACAACAAATCAGAAGGCAGGCAGCTTCAGTCGGAAGTCCAGAAAATGCTTGACGAGTCGGTAGGTGGAATCACAATGATGACTCGGGCAAAGAACAGCGG contains these protein-coding regions:
- a CDS encoding beta-ribofuranosylaminobenzene 5'-phosphate synthase; this translates as MIKITTPCRIHMTLIDMNAEIGRVDGGAGLTLSSPNIKITAEEADGVNIEGRQGFADRMKRAAESLLPEGKGIRINVQEVYPAHVGFGSGTQSSLAAAAAVNELYGLGKSVRELALAVKRGGTSGIGVAAFEKGGFIVDGGHKFNDKNGFMPSAASKVPPGPVLFREDFPQWDMVVAIPNDKGMHDQEEVETFKKFCPLPVEEVREISHVVLMQMMPAVIEEDIVNFGAAVNHVQTVGFNKRESLIWPEFVKNIASFMRSRSYGAGVSSFGPVVYSFVDNKSEGRQLQSEVQKMLDESVGGITMMTRAKNSGAEISEI